From the genome of Tachysurus vachellii isolate PV-2020 chromosome 2, HZAU_Pvac_v1, whole genome shotgun sequence, one region includes:
- the LOC132841527 gene encoding inactive all-trans-retinol 13,14-reductase-like, with amino-acid sequence MWFLVLLVWFLVWAGGTYWFLFGKPSPFSLESVRPPLEMDQKERSKILKQGFRKEKVPENLDAIVIGSGIGGMTAAATLAKLGKRVLVLEQHDQAGGCCHTFTEKGFEFDVGLHYIGQLHENSLFKIVMDQITEGQLQFVELDKHFDTLVIGGGEKIRKYTIYSGKTEMEEHLKAQFPDDTKAVQEFFKIMKISARKTPLLAALKLIPQWMALFLLKSGIADFCSSIFRLVGTDATTLANSLTSNKDLQLIFNYVFYGVPPKECSSVINALLLHHYKRGAYYPKGGASEIPFHITKVIQKFGGRVLVRAPVNRILLDNNGTAYGVSVRKNQEDVEVRAPVIISNCGVFNTFQKLLPPHIQTKPEIQKRLNVMRPGRGCLLVFSGFDATQEELGIKSNNTWLFKSNDMDAMMDEYFSLEKEEAPDNIPMTYFTFPSAKDPTSKIRHPGKSCMTMLIMVKYEWFEEWKDTPVRKRGDDYLAYKMRFANNVFDWACSQFPKLIDKLVFQEVSSPLSNTYYLGSYLGAMYSAEHNLERFQAEALARNRCDTPVKNLFISGQDVFSCGIAGALHGGLLCASTVLKQIVYIDLMMLKKKLKRKKARGTAENLKKLQ; translated from the exons ATGTGGTTCCTGGTGCTGTTGGTGTGGTTTCTGGTTTGGGCCGGCGGTACTTACTGGTTCCTGTTTGGCAAACCCAGCCCTTTCTCACTGGAGTCCGTTAGACCACCTTTAGAGATGGACCAGAAGGAGAGATCTAAAATTCTGAAGCAAG GCTTCAGGAAAGAGAAGGTTCCAGAGAATCTGGACGCCATCGTGATAGGGAGTGGCATCGGTGGCATGACGGCAGCAGCTACACTGGCCAAACTGGGCAAGAGAGTGCTGGTGCTGGAGCAGCATGACCAGGCTGGAGGCTGCTGCCACACTTTTACAGAGAAAGGGTTTGAGTTTGATGTAG GATTACATTACATTGGTCAGCTCCATGAGAATAGTCTGTTTAAGATCGTTATGGACCAGATTACAGAAGGACAACTACAGTTTGTGGAACTAGACAAACACTTTGACACTTTAGTGATAGGTGGCGGAGAGAAAATcaggaaatacacaatttacaGTGGCAAAACTGAGATGGAGGAGCATCTGAAGGCGCAGTTCCCTGATGATACCAAAGCTGTTCAGGAGTTCTTCAAAATCATGAAG ATCTCAGCCAGGAAGACACCATTATTGGCTGCACTGAAGTTGATTCCTCAGTGGATGGCACTGTTCCTGCTTAAAAGTGGCATTGCTGATTTCTGCTCCTCCATCTTCCGCCTTGTAGGCACTGATGCCACTACACTTGCCAACAGTTTGACCTCCAACAAGGACCTCCAATTAATCTTCAATTATGTTTTCTATG GTGTTCCACCGAAAGAGTGCAGCAGTGTCATTAATGCTTTGCTGTTGCACCACTACAAGCGTGGAGCATACTACCCAAAAGGTGGCGCCAGTGAAATCCCATTCCACATCACTAAAGTCATTCAGAAATTCGGAGGACGTGTGCTGGTCCGGGCTCCTGTAAATCGCATCCTGCTTGATAATAATGGGACTGCGTATG gCGTCAGTGTGAGAAAAAACCAAGAGGACGTGGAAGTGCGGGCTCCTGTTATCATCTCCAACTGTGGAGTCTTCAACACTTTTCAGAAACTTCTTCCACCACATATACAAACCAAACCAG AGATTCAGAAGAGACTGAATGTGATGAGACCTGGACGAGGATGTCTTTTAGTGTTCTCGGGTTTCGATGCCACACAGGAGGAGCTGGGCATCAAATCCAACAACACGTGGCTCTTTAAGTCTAACGACATGGATGCCAT gATGGATGAGTACTTCAGTCTGGAGAAGGAGGAAGCTCCAGATAACATTCCTATGACGTATTTTACGTTTCCATCTGCCAAAGATCCCACGTCAAAGATCCGTCACCCAG GTAAATCTTGTATGACCATGCTGATAATGGTCAAGTATGAATGGTTTGAAGAGTGGAAGGACACTCCAGTAAGGAAAAGAGGGGATGACTATTTAGCATACAAGATGAGATTTGCCAACAATGTCTTTGACTGGGCCTGCAGCCAGTTCCCCAAACTGATTGACAAG TTGGTATTTCAGGAGGTCTCCAGTCCGTTATCCAACACATACTATCTTGGTTCTTACCTCGGAGCCATGTACTCAGCTGAGCACAACTTGGAGCGCTTCCAAGCAGAAGCATTGGCCAGAAACCGTTGTGATACCCCTGTCAAAAATCTCTTCATTTCAG GTCAGGACGTGTTTAGCTGTGGTATCGCAGGTGCATTACATGGTGGCCTTCTATGTGCCTCCACGGTGCTCAAACAGATTGTGTACATCGACCTAATGATGCTAAAGAAGAAGCTGAAAAGGAAGAAGGCGAGAGGAACTGCTGAAAACCTCAAAAAGCTGCAGTGA